From Roseburia hominis, the proteins below share one genomic window:
- a CDS encoding pseudouridine synthase: MMRLDKYLADMGLGTRSELKKAIRGGRVIVGETPAVRPEMKIDETHDTVRFDGKEITYRRLEYWMLHKPAGVLSATKDPKQPTVLDLLGPNRRKDLFPVGRLDKDTEGLLLITNDGEMAHRLLSPAKHVNKTYYARIDQEVGEAAIEAFRAGIDIGDDTLTMPAELMVLDRQALSESPFNLPLGSVKGNTFCDPLLIARENTRNNPQAASCREVLVTIQEGRYHQIKRMFEALGMQVLYLKRLSMGNLVLDAHLEKGQARLLTEEELDRLC, translated from the coding sequence ATGATGCGTTTAGATAAATACCTGGCCGATATGGGGCTGGGAACAAGAAGCGAACTGAAAAAAGCGATTCGGGGCGGCCGCGTTATCGTAGGTGAGACTCCGGCTGTAAGACCGGAGATGAAGATTGACGAGACACATGACACGGTCCGGTTCGACGGAAAAGAGATCACATACCGGAGATTGGAATATTGGATGTTGCACAAGCCTGCCGGCGTCCTGTCCGCCACGAAAGACCCGAAGCAGCCCACCGTTCTGGACCTGTTAGGTCCGAACAGACGGAAGGATCTCTTCCCCGTCGGGCGGCTGGACAAGGATACGGAGGGGCTGCTCCTCATCACCAATGACGGGGAAATGGCCCACCGCCTGCTCTCCCCGGCAAAGCACGTTAATAAGACTTATTACGCCAGAATCGATCAGGAAGTGGGCGAGGCGGCGATTGAGGCATTTCGGGCCGGAATCGATATCGGTGACGACACTTTGACCATGCCTGCAGAATTGATGGTCCTGGATAGACAGGCCCTAAGTGAAAGCCCATTTAACCTTCCTCTCGGCAGTGTAAAGGGAAATACATTCTGTGACCCTTTGCTTATTGCCAGGGAAAATACCAGGAACAATCCCCAGGCCGCTTCGTGCAGGGAGGTTTTAGTCACAATCCAGGAGGGCCGTTATCACCAGATTAAACGGATGTTTGAGGCCCTGGGAATGCAGGTGCTGTATTTAAAACGCCTGTCCATGGGCAACCTGGTATTGGATGCGCACCTGGAAAAAGGCCAGGCCCGTCTATTGACTGAAGAGGAGTTAGACAGATTATGCTAG
- a CDS encoding nucleoside recognition domain-containing protein: MKRFALIGGLCTFFLLMLRFPNACFAGAASGLLLWFQTVLPTLFPFLVITSLLVQTRAMEGISRIIAPVLCPIFRVSRVSSFAILGGFLCGYPVGAKLISDLLDNGYISKREGNYLLSFCNNTSPMFVISYLACQNLHEPRLGIPSLIIVWFSPVLLSFLFRRIWSVRGSRRANHLTVFRQKGCSRREQMLCKHKESRREQTLCKQEKNRREERFDRSQISGQEASEHSQQPRTFASALDYSIMSACESIMKVGGYIIVFSIVLELCRLLPLSGFFWEMLCLPSLEITSGIQTLCGASLSFPMRYSLTLALVSFGGFCAVFQTQCMVQRHKLSLAAYTLEKLGTAMVSSLLALIYIYLS, encoded by the coding sequence ATGAAACGATTTGCTCTGATCGGAGGACTTTGTACTTTTTTTCTGTTGATGCTGCGTTTCCCGAATGCCTGCTTTGCGGGGGCCGCAAGCGGGCTGCTGCTCTGGTTCCAGACGGTCCTCCCTACTCTGTTCCCTTTTCTTGTGATTACGTCCCTTTTGGTACAGACGCGTGCCATGGAAGGGATTTCCCGCATTATAGCTCCGGTACTGTGCCCCATTTTTAGGGTATCCAGGGTCTCTTCCTTTGCAATATTAGGAGGCTTTCTCTGCGGATATCCCGTCGGGGCCAAACTGATCTCCGATTTGCTGGACAACGGCTACATCAGTAAGAGAGAGGGAAATTATCTCCTGTCCTTTTGCAACAACACAAGCCCTATGTTCGTGATCAGTTATCTGGCCTGCCAGAATCTTCATGAACCACGGCTTGGGATTCCTTCGCTTATCATCGTCTGGTTCTCTCCTGTTCTCCTTAGTTTTTTGTTTCGGAGAATCTGGTCTGTGCGAGGATCCCGGCGGGCAAATCATTTGACGGTTTTTCGCCAGAAAGGTTGCAGCCGACGGGAGCAAATGCTTTGCAAACATAAGGAAAGCCGGCGAGAACAAACGCTTTGCAAACAGGAGAAAAACCGGCGAGAGGAGCGTTTCGACAGATCTCAGATCTCCGGGCAGGAGGCCTCTGAGCATTCCCAGCAGCCACGTACTTTCGCTTCTGCCCTGGACTACAGCATCATGAGCGCCTGTGAGAGTATCATGAAGGTCGGCGGTTATATCATCGTATTTTCCATCGTCCTTGAGCTTTGCCGCCTTTTGCCGCTTAGCGGTTTTTTCTGGGAAATGCTTTGCCTTCCCTCCCTGGAAATCACAAGTGGGATTCAGACGCTTTGCGGGGCCTCCCTTTCTTTTCCAATGCGGTACAGCCTGACCCTGGCGCTTGTTTCCTTTGGAGGGTTCTGCGCCGTGTTTCAGACGCAATGCATGGTACAGCGGCATAAGCTCAGCCTTGCTGCCTATACATTAGAAAAGCTGGGCACCGCGATGGTGTCCAGCCTGCTTGCACTTATTTATATATATCTTTCCTGA
- the tdh gene encoding L-threonine 3-dehydrogenase encodes MNDNMMWALVKEKAAPGLWMKRVPIPEVGPNDVKIKIHKNAICGTDVHIYQWNDWAQHTIPIGLTAGHEYVGEVVEVGTGVQGFKPGDLVSGEGHITCGKCRNCLEGHKENCKDAKGVGVNRNGAFAEYLVIPSSNVWPCNPSIPEELYAIFDPFGNATHTALSYDMLGEDVLITGAGPIGIMAAAIAKFSGARHVVITDMNTYRLDLAKKLGATRTVDLREEKLEDVMKDIGMTEGFDIGLEMSGSQPGLSDMIHNMKHGGKIALLGLQRRDAQVDLETVIFNGLNIRGIYGRKVWDTWYKMSTMIQAGLDISPIITHHFDIRDYEKGFEAMISGQSGKVILDWAHIND; translated from the coding sequence ATGAACGACAATATGATGTGGGCGCTTGTCAAGGAAAAAGCAGCGCCCGGACTCTGGATGAAGCGTGTACCGATTCCGGAAGTCGGACCGAATGATGTCAAAATCAAAATTCACAAAAATGCAATCTGCGGAACAGACGTGCATATTTACCAGTGGAATGATTGGGCACAGCACACCATTCCGATCGGTCTGACTGCCGGCCACGAATACGTGGGAGAAGTCGTAGAAGTCGGCACGGGCGTACAGGGATTCAAACCTGGTGATCTGGTATCCGGCGAAGGACATATCACCTGCGGGAAATGCCGAAACTGTCTGGAAGGACACAAAGAGAACTGTAAAGACGCCAAGGGCGTCGGCGTGAACCGAAACGGTGCATTTGCCGAATATCTGGTGATTCCGTCCTCCAACGTATGGCCCTGTAATCCGTCCATTCCGGAAGAACTCTATGCGATTTTTGATCCATTTGGAAACGCGACACATACCGCGCTTTCCTATGATATGCTGGGAGAAGACGTGCTGATCACCGGCGCCGGCCCGATTGGGATCATGGCGGCGGCTATCGCAAAATTCTCCGGTGCGAGACATGTGGTCATTACCGATATGAACACCTATCGTCTGGATTTGGCAAAGAAGTTGGGAGCGACCAGAACCGTAGATTTAAGAGAAGAGAAGCTGGAAGATGTCATGAAGGACATCGGAATGACGGAAGGCTTCGATATCGGGCTTGAGATGTCAGGCAGCCAGCCGGGTCTCTCCGATATGATACACAACATGAAACATGGCGGCAAGATCGCGCTTCTCGGTCTGCAGAGACGCGACGCGCAGGTCGATCTTGAGACGGTGATCTTCAACGGATTGAATATCCGGGGCATTTACGGCAGAAAGGTATGGGATACCTGGTATAAGATGTCTACCATGATACAGGCAGGACTTGATATTTCCCCGATCATCACACATCATTTTGATATCCGGGACTACGAAAAAGGGTTCGAGGCAATGATTTCCGGACAATCCGGAAAAGTTATTCTGGACTGGGCGCATATCAACGATTAA
- a CDS encoding glycine C-acetyltransferase gives MARKDDILSIYTKEVEDIKQAGLFKGEAPFVSPQGAKVIMEDGRELLCMCANNYLGLGDNPRLIEAAKKTYDEKGYGVASVRFICGTQDIHKQLEQKISSFLGTDDTILYSSCFDANGGLFETILTDQDAVISDELNHASIIDGVRLCKAKRYRYKNNNMEDLEAQLKAADEAGARIKLIATDGVFSMDGIICNLKGVCDLADQYHALVMVDDSHAVGFVGAHGRGTAEYCGVEGRVDIITGTLGKALGGASGGYTSGRKEIIDLLRQRSRPYLFSNSLAPAIAGASIEMFNMLEESTALRDHLEEVTAYYRQKLVENGFDIIPGTHPCVPVMLYDERLAGEYAKKMMEKGVYVVAFSYPVVPKGKARIRTQVCASHTKEDIDFIVKCFIETREEIGR, from the coding sequence ATGGCACGTAAAGACGATATTTTAAGCATTTATACAAAAGAAGTAGAAGATATTAAACAGGCAGGACTGTTCAAGGGAGAAGCGCCTTTTGTCTCTCCGCAGGGAGCAAAGGTGATCATGGAAGACGGCAGAGAATTGCTCTGTATGTGCGCGAACAACTACCTGGGACTTGGCGATAATCCGAGACTGATCGAGGCAGCAAAAAAGACCTATGATGAGAAAGGCTATGGCGTTGCATCTGTACGTTTCATCTGCGGAACACAGGATATTCATAAGCAGCTGGAGCAGAAGATCTCCAGCTTTCTCGGAACTGATGACACGATCCTGTATTCCTCATGCTTCGATGCAAACGGCGGTCTGTTCGAGACCATTTTGACCGATCAGGATGCGGTAATCAGTGACGAACTGAATCACGCCTCCATCATCGATGGCGTCCGCCTCTGCAAAGCAAAACGATATCGCTATAAGAATAATAACATGGAAGATCTGGAAGCACAGTTAAAAGCTGCCGATGAGGCCGGAGCAAGAATCAAGCTGATTGCAACAGACGGCGTTTTCTCCATGGATGGGATTATCTGCAACCTAAAAGGAGTCTGCGACCTTGCAGACCAGTATCACGCACTCGTTATGGTAGATGACAGCCATGCGGTCGGCTTTGTAGGAGCGCATGGACGTGGAACTGCAGAGTACTGCGGCGTGGAAGGACGTGTCGATATCATCACGGGAACTCTCGGCAAAGCCCTGGGCGGAGCTTCCGGCGGATATACTTCCGGAAGAAAAGAGATCATCGATCTGCTCCGTCAGAGAAGCCGTCCGTACCTGTTCTCCAACTCCCTGGCCCCGGCTATCGCAGGTGCCAGCATCGAGATGTTCAATATGCTCGAAGAGAGCACCGCGCTTCGCGACCATCTGGAGGAAGTGACCGCATATTATCGTCAGAAGCTGGTGGAGAATGGTTTTGATATCATTCCGGGAACCCACCCCTGCGTACCGGTGATGCTTTACGATGAGCGTCTTGCTGGAGAGTACGCGAAGAAAATGATGGAAAAAGGTGTTTATGTCGTTGCCTTTTCTTATCCGGTCGTTCCGAAGGGAAAAGCAAGAATCCGTACACAGGTATGTGCAAGCCACACCAAGGAAGATATCGATTTCATCGTAAAATGCTTTATTGAGACACGGGAAGAGATTGGACGTTAG
- a CDS encoding YgiQ family radical SAM protein: protein MSQEFLPITREEMLSRGWEQVDFVYVCGDAYVDHPSFGHAIITRLLEAHGFRVGMISQPDWKKKESVCVFGEPRLGFLVSSGNMDSMVNHYTVSKKRRHQDSYTPGGVMGKRPDYAAVVYGNLIRQTYKKTPIILGGIEASLRRLAHYDYWSDSLKRSILLDSGADLISYGMGERSIIEIAEALDAGIEVQDLTYIDGTVCKVKNLDSVYDAVMLESYEELKRDKLCYARSFYKQYQNTDPFSGKRLVEPYSEHLYVVQNPPAKPLSQQEMDDVYALPYQRTYHPSYRALGGIPAIEEVRFSLISNRGCFGGCSFCALTFHQGRIIQTRSHESLLEEARGFLTEPDFKGYIHDVGGPTANFRAPACKKQLTHGACPGKQCLFPEPCRNLEANHKDYLSLLQKLRKLPGVKKVFIRSGIRFDYLLADQDDTFFRELCKYHVSGQLKVAPEHVADPVLQMMGKPKHAIYQKFAQKYKRINESLNLKQYLVPYLMSSHPGSTMKEAVKLAEYLRDLGYMPEQVQDFYPTPSTISTCMYYTGVDPRTMKPVYVPKNPHEKAMQRALIQYRNPQNYDLVMEALKIAGRMDLVGFGEKCLIRPRKLSREKAVQEKRETSGHTKKKSIRNVHQAKRPGDGRPGAHNNKKK, encoded by the coding sequence ATGAGTCAGGAATTTTTACCGATCACCAGAGAAGAGATGCTCTCGCGGGGCTGGGAGCAGGTGGATTTTGTCTATGTCTGCGGGGACGCCTATGTGGATCACCCGTCATTTGGACATGCCATCATCACCCGCCTTTTGGAAGCGCACGGCTTTAGGGTAGGCATGATCAGCCAGCCCGACTGGAAGAAAAAAGAGAGTGTCTGCGTATTCGGCGAGCCTCGTCTGGGATTTTTGGTATCCTCCGGCAATATGGACTCCATGGTCAACCATTACACGGTCTCCAAGAAGAGGAGACACCAGGATTCCTACACTCCCGGCGGAGTCATGGGAAAACGCCCGGACTACGCAGCAGTGGTCTATGGGAATCTGATCCGGCAGACCTACAAAAAGACGCCGATCATCCTGGGCGGAATCGAGGCAAGCCTTCGGAGACTGGCCCATTATGATTACTGGTCGGATTCTCTGAAACGTTCGATCCTTCTGGATTCCGGTGCAGATCTGATCTCCTACGGTATGGGCGAGCGTTCCATTATTGAGATCGCGGAAGCGCTTGACGCGGGGATCGAGGTCCAGGATCTGACCTATATTGACGGGACCGTCTGTAAAGTGAAGAATCTGGACAGCGTATATGACGCCGTGATGCTGGAATCCTATGAGGAACTGAAACGTGATAAGCTCTGCTATGCACGAAGCTTTTATAAACAATATCAAAATACAGACCCATTTTCCGGGAAGCGGCTGGTGGAGCCCTACTCAGAGCATCTGTATGTCGTACAGAATCCTCCCGCAAAGCCTTTAAGCCAGCAGGAGATGGACGATGTCTATGCACTTCCTTATCAGAGAACGTATCACCCTTCCTACCGGGCACTTGGCGGAATTCCTGCCATCGAGGAGGTACGGTTCAGCCTGATCAGCAACCGGGGCTGTTTTGGAGGATGCAGTTTCTGTGCCCTGACCTTCCACCAGGGAAGGATTATTCAGACCAGAAGCCACGAATCTCTGCTAGAAGAAGCCAGGGGCTTTCTGACGGAACCGGATTTTAAAGGCTATATCCATGATGTAGGCGGTCCCACGGCCAATTTCCGTGCACCGGCCTGCAAAAAACAGTTGACGCATGGGGCCTGCCCCGGCAAGCAGTGCCTGTTCCCCGAACCCTGCCGGAACCTGGAGGCAAATCACAAAGACTATCTGTCCCTCCTTCAAAAGCTCAGAAAGCTTCCCGGTGTCAAAAAGGTGTTTATCCGCTCGGGAATCCGCTTCGACTATCTGCTGGCGGATCAGGACGACACTTTTTTCAGAGAGCTCTGCAAATATCATGTCAGCGGCCAGCTTAAAGTGGCACCGGAGCATGTGGCGGACCCGGTCCTTCAGATGATGGGGAAGCCAAAACACGCTATATATCAGAAATTTGCACAGAAATATAAACGGATCAATGAATCCCTGAACCTGAAACAATATCTGGTGCCGTACCTGATGTCTTCCCACCCGGGAAGCACCATGAAGGAGGCAGTAAAGCTGGCGGAGTACCTGCGGGATCTGGGATACATGCCGGAGCAGGTACAGGATTTTTATCCGACGCCGTCCACGATCTCGACCTGCATGTACTATACCGGGGTGGACCCGCGGACCATGAAACCGGTATATGTTCCGAAGAATCCGCATGAGAAGGCCATGCAGAGGGCGCTGATCCAGTACCGGAACCCGCAGAACTATGACCTGGTCATGGAAGCCCTTAAAATAGCAGGAAGAATGGATCTGGTCGGATTTGGCGAGAAATGCCTGATCCGCCCGCGAAAACTCTCCAGGGAGAAAGCGGTGCAGGAAAAGCGGGAGACCTCAGGCCATACCAAAAAGAAATCGATTCGTAATGTGCATCAGGCAAAACGGCCCGGGGACGGCCGCCCCGGTGCCCATAACAATAAAAAGAAATAA
- a CDS encoding ATPase: MSSRIEQIIEEIEEYIDSCKFQPLSTTKIIVNKDQMDELLRELRMKTPDEIKRYQKIIANKDAILADAQAKAESMIAEAQVHTNELVSEHEIMQQAYSQANEIVMAATEQAQQILDNATNDANDIRIGAMQYTDDLMANAENIIGHTLDMYTTKYDGLLNSLQECYDMVRNNRAELEIPDKSSRGLEAEFGGDASEME; encoded by the coding sequence ATGAGCAGCCGTATTGAGCAAATTATTGAAGAAATTGAAGAGTACATCGACAGTTGTAAATTCCAGCCTCTGTCCACGACTAAGATCATCGTGAACAAGGACCAGATGGACGAACTGTTAAGAGAACTCCGCATGAAGACACCTGACGAGATCAAACGTTACCAGAAGATCATCGCGAACAAGGACGCCATTCTTGCCGACGCACAGGCAAAGGCAGAGAGTATGATTGCAGAAGCACAGGTTCACACCAACGAGCTTGTAAGCGAGCATGAGATCATGCAGCAGGCATATTCCCAGGCGAATGAGATCGTGATGGCTGCCACTGAGCAGGCACAGCAGATTCTGGATAACGCGACCAATGACGCCAACGATATCCGCATCGGCGCTATGCAGTATACGGATGATCTTATGGCGAATGCGGAGAACATCATCGGCCATACGCTGGATATGTACACGACCAAATACGACGGACTTTTGAATTCCCTTCAGGAATGCTATGATATGGTCCGCAATAACCGGGCAGAGCTGGAGATTCCGGATAAATCTTCCCGTGGATTGGAAGCAGAATTCGGCGGGGATGCTTCCGAAATGGAATAA
- the rsmD gene encoding 16S rRNA (guanine(966)-N(2))-methyltransferase RsmD, with translation MRVIAGKARRLQLKTIEGMDTRPTTDRIKETLFNMIAHGLADASFLDLFAGSGAIGIEALSRGAGSAVFVEKNPRAANCIRENLKFTRLEENAEVLVTDVLTAIASLEGRRTFDYIFMDPPYDHLLEKQVLAALASSSLLAKDALIIVEASLETDFSYLEEMGYSLIKCKEYKTNAHIFAERKEQES, from the coding sequence ATGAGAGTAATTGCAGGAAAAGCCAGGAGACTTCAGCTTAAGACCATAGAAGGGATGGATACCCGTCCCACCACAGACCGCATAAAAGAGACACTGTTCAACATGATCGCGCATGGACTTGCAGATGCCTCATTTCTGGATCTGTTTGCCGGAAGCGGCGCCATCGGAATTGAGGCGCTCAGCCGGGGAGCCGGGAGCGCTGTCTTTGTGGAGAAGAATCCCCGCGCGGCAAACTGCATACGCGAGAACCTGAAATTTACCCGACTGGAGGAGAATGCCGAGGTCCTGGTGACGGACGTTCTGACCGCCATCGCCTCCCTGGAGGGACGGCGAACGTTCGACTATATTTTTATGGACCCTCCGTATGACCACCTTCTGGAAAAGCAGGTACTTGCGGCTCTTGCATCTTCCTCTCTGTTAGCCAAAGACGCCCTGATCATCGTGGAAGCCTCTCTTGAGACGGATTTTTCCTATCTGGAAGAGATGGGCTACTCCCTGATCAAATGCAAAGAATACAAAACAAATGCTCATATATTTGCAGAACGAAAGGAACAAGAATCATGA
- the coaD gene encoding pantetheine-phosphate adenylyltransferase yields the protein MIKAIYPGSFDPVTYGHLDIITRSSKIVDELVIGVLRNNAKMPLFSVEERVKMLEEVTKELPNVKIVPFDGLLVQFAREIDARLVIRGLRAITDFEYELQMAQTNHKLEAGVETMFLTTNLKYSYLSSTIVKEVAAFGGDISQFVPEAVACRVKEKMSR from the coding sequence ATGATAAAAGCAATTTACCCCGGAAGTTTTGACCCGGTTACATACGGTCATCTGGATATCATCACCAGATCCAGTAAGATCGTCGACGAACTTGTCATCGGTGTATTGCGCAATAATGCAAAAATGCCGTTGTTTTCTGTTGAAGAACGTGTTAAAATGTTAGAGGAAGTGACGAAAGAACTACCCAACGTGAAAATCGTGCCGTTTGACGGACTGCTGGTCCAGTTTGCGAGGGAGATAGACGCGAGACTGGTGATCCGCGGGCTGCGTGCAATTACCGACTTTGAATATGAACTACAGATGGCGCAGACCAACCACAAACTAGAGGCAGGCGTTGAGACTATGTTTTTGACCACCAATCTAAAATATTCTTACCTGAGTTCTACTATTGTCAAAGAAGTCGCGGCTTTTGGCGGAGACATTTCTCAATTTGTTCCCGAGGCTGTGGCATGTAGAGTCAAAGAAAAAATGTCACGTTAA
- a CDS encoding RsmF rRNA methyltransferase first C-terminal domain-containing protein, translated as MNLPLAFEEKMSRLLGDEFEEYIRCYEEPRYYGLRVNTAKISPEEFLVISPFKLTPIPWIKNGFYYDGEQVSPAKHPYYFAGLYYLQEPSAMTPASRLPISENDRVLDVCAAPGGKATELGARLKGTGLLAANDISSSRAKGLLKNLEVFGISNMLVLSEEPGDLIPYFREYFDKILIDAPCSGEGMFRKDKKMIKAWEEHGPSFFAKLQRSIITQAAQMLRPGGMILYSTCTFDPEENEGTIQYLLDEYPEFEVLPIEGYEGFAPGIPESIPGGSKELCHTVRIFPHRMKGEGHFLALLKKKDEGTHFSPENPTQISRKGVGPKPKKVPDELAEFWKNVSWELNASRLDIHGERVYYMPEGLPELKGIRFLRTGLLLGELKKKRFEPSQAFAMALKKEEYACTLDLRADDERLARYLKGETIEVSDLAGDIAAGWHLVCVDGYPLGWGKLSGGTLKNKYLPGWRNQSA; from the coding sequence ATGAATTTACCGCTTGCTTTTGAAGAAAAGATGTCGCGTCTTTTAGGCGATGAATTTGAAGAGTATATCCGCTGCTATGAAGAGCCGCGTTATTATGGGCTTCGCGTGAACACGGCGAAGATCTCACCGGAAGAGTTCCTTGTGATAAGCCCCTTTAAGCTGACCCCGATCCCGTGGATTAAAAATGGATTCTATTACGACGGGGAGCAGGTTTCTCCTGCAAAGCACCCCTATTATTTTGCAGGACTTTACTATCTCCAGGAGCCGAGCGCCATGACGCCGGCAAGCCGTCTTCCTATATCGGAAAATGACCGGGTACTCGATGTATGTGCAGCTCCCGGCGGGAAGGCGACCGAATTAGGGGCACGCCTCAAAGGCACGGGGCTACTTGCCGCCAACGATATCAGCAGCTCCCGGGCGAAGGGACTTCTGAAGAACCTGGAAGTCTTCGGGATTTCCAATATGCTGGTGCTAAGCGAGGAGCCGGGCGACCTGATTCCTTATTTTCGGGAATATTTTGACAAGATCCTGATTGATGCACCGTGCTCCGGTGAGGGCATGTTCCGAAAGGATAAGAAGATGATAAAAGCATGGGAGGAGCATGGTCCGTCCTTCTTTGCAAAATTGCAGAGAAGCATCATCACGCAGGCAGCACAGATGCTGCGGCCGGGTGGAATGATCCTTTACTCCACCTGTACCTTTGACCCTGAGGAGAATGAAGGCACGATTCAGTACCTTCTTGATGAATATCCGGAATTTGAAGTGCTTCCGATAGAAGGCTATGAGGGATTTGCTCCCGGCATTCCGGAGAGTATCCCTGGCGGGTCGAAGGAACTTTGCCATACCGTAAGAATCTTCCCGCACCGCATGAAAGGGGAGGGACATTTCCTGGCGCTTCTAAAAAAGAAGGACGAAGGAACCCATTTTTCGCCGGAAAATCCCACCCAAATTTCCCGCAAAGGCGTAGGTCCAAAACCCAAAAAGGTTCCCGACGAGTTGGCGGAATTTTGGAAGAACGTATCCTGGGAACTTAACGCTTCCCGCCTGGATATCCACGGAGAGCGTGTCTATTATATGCCGGAAGGACTGCCGGAGCTGAAGGGAATCCGTTTTTTGCGTACCGGACTTTTGCTCGGTGAATTAAAGAAAAAACGGTTTGAACCAAGCCAGGCATTTGCCATGGCGCTTAAGAAAGAAGAGTACGCGTGCACATTGGACCTTCGCGCTGACGATGAGAGGCTTGCGCGTTATCTGAAGGGCGAGACCATCGAGGTATCTGATCTGGCGGGCGATATAGCTGCCGGATGGCATCTGGTCTGTGTGGACGGATATCCTCTGGGCTGGGGCAAGCTCTCCGGCGGCACTCTTAAGAACAAATATCTTCCGGGCTGGAGGAATCAATCGGCATGA
- a CDS encoding M23 family metallopeptidase: MGRKNLLNDQTLFSNEFRRHRLSEKEITELREFPTEKRGEAAGLYILDHWNGRKVKRNAVPFSSSSLFAGNTKQMWKDRPAWESFQKACEAIWNDVVYFPVPVSDTHKDYTVSYVDSWLSQRTFGGKRGHEGTDLMASEDRPGLYPVVSMTDGTVASKGWLPKGGYRLGILSPSGGYFYYAHLDSYAALEEGDTVSAGDILGFMGDSGYGPEGTTGMFATHLHVGIYIYPEEKETSVNPYWILRMIEEKKLSCSF; the protein is encoded by the coding sequence TTGGGAAGGAAGAATCTCCTGAATGACCAGACGCTTTTTTCTAATGAATTCCGCCGTCATCGTTTGTCGGAAAAGGAGATTACGGAGCTGAGAGAGTTTCCCACGGAAAAGCGAGGCGAAGCGGCCGGCCTTTATATTCTGGATCACTGGAATGGCCGCAAGGTCAAAAGAAATGCGGTTCCTTTTTCTTCATCATCTCTGTTTGCCGGAAATACCAAACAAATGTGGAAGGATCGTCCTGCCTGGGAGAGCTTCCAGAAGGCGTGTGAGGCCATCTGGAATGATGTCGTCTATTTCCCGGTGCCGGTCTCAGACACCCATAAAGACTATACCGTAAGCTACGTGGATTCCTGGCTGTCCCAGCGCACCTTCGGCGGTAAACGGGGGCATGAGGGGACGGATCTGATGGCTTCCGAGGATCGCCCCGGCCTTTATCCGGTCGTGAGCATGACAGACGGGACCGTCGCCTCCAAGGGCTGGCTTCCGAAGGGAGGATACCGTCTTGGGATTCTGTCTCCCTCTGGCGGATATTTTTACTATGCACACCTGGATTCCTATGCTGCGCTTGAGGAGGGCGATACCGTTTCCGCCGGTGATATTCTGGGATTTATGGGGGACAGCGGCTACGGACCGGAAGGGACGACGGGAATGTTCGCCACACATTTACATGTAGGAATTTATATCTATCCAGAGGAGAAAGAGACGAGCGTCAATCCCTATTGGATTTTGCGGATGATCGAAGAGAAAAAACTTTCCTGTTCCTTCTAA
- a CDS encoding HAD family phosphatase produces the protein MLDQIDAVLFDLDGTMVDSMGVWVEIDEEYVRNYHLTVPENFHENMEGKSYTETAEYFLEVFPELPKTVEDLKREWYEMSFYKYTHEIPLKEGLREFLIELKKRDIHTGIATSNDRKLVEAALEALEIDNYIDIICTGCEVKKGKPAPDVYLNAAAKLKADPSRCLVFEDVPMGILAGKNAGMKVCAVDDWFSRPQDTKKRNLADYYIRDYFEILNHTFEVL, from the coding sequence ATGCTAGATCAGATTGATGCGGTTCTGTTCGATCTGGACGGAACCATGGTGGACTCAATGGGAGTCTGGGTAGAGATAGATGAGGAATATGTACGGAACTACCACCTCACAGTACCGGAAAATTTCCATGAGAACATGGAAGGAAAAAGCTATACCGAGACCGCAGAATATTTTCTCGAAGTGTTTCCGGAACTTCCTAAGACGGTCGAGGATCTAAAGAGAGAATGGTATGAGATGTCATTCTACAAATATACACATGAAATCCCGCTCAAAGAGGGACTCCGTGAATTCTTAATTGAACTGAAAAAACGGGATATCCATACAGGAATCGCTACCAGCAACGACAGAAAGCTGGTGGAGGCGGCGCTTGAGGCGCTGGAAATCGACAACTATATCGACATCATTTGCACGGGCTGCGAAGTCAAAAAAGGAAAACCTGCGCCGGACGTTTATCTGAATGCCGCCGCCAAATTAAAGGCGGATCCGTCCCGATGTCTGGTATTTGAAGATGTCCCTATGGGAATCCTTGCAGGAAAGAATGCCGGAATGAAGGTTTGTGCAGTGGACGATTGGTTTTCCCGTCCGCAGGATACGAAGAAACGAAATCTGGCAGATTACTATATCCGGGATTATTTTGAAATATTAAATCATACATTTGAGGTATTATAG